A stretch of the Sorangium aterium genome encodes the following:
- a CDS encoding DUF362 domain-containing protein has protein sequence MPKSKVAVIRTSPATVLSDYHRLMNLAGYQDVVAKDADTALKVNISWHFFYPSSSTTPWQLEGVIRAMTQDGYSKDLIHACHNRTVVIDAHLGERENKQIDVVQAHGLRNVHLYEGEEWIPIGDAVGDLRKKFLCLNEVYPKGFSIPKRFIGENIIHLPTVKTHIFTTTTGAMKNAFGGLLNEHRHWTHPVIHETLVDLLMIQKKIHRGVFAVMDGTFAGDGPGPRCMVPHVKNVLLASSDQVAIDAVAAKLMGFDPLRDLKFVRLAHDLGLGTGDVRDIELVGDVDAANEQWNFDGPFKEMTFASRNQHRIYWGPLKKPIEWSLKTWLAPWAYVASVTYHDMFWYPRYAKEKMAPVLESPWGRLFANWGKVQPDAEGRGYPEVGEASHELVRSGVKHFLEGMRLVGMAVAESPEIMVRKRARAQAASGGGAAAV, from the coding sequence ATGCCGAAATCGAAGGTCGCTGTGATCCGCACGTCGCCTGCGACGGTGCTCTCGGACTACCACCGGCTGATGAACCTGGCCGGTTACCAGGATGTGGTCGCCAAGGACGCCGACACGGCGCTCAAGGTGAACATCTCCTGGCACTTCTTCTACCCGAGCTCATCCACGACGCCCTGGCAGCTCGAGGGGGTCATCCGGGCGATGACGCAGGACGGGTACTCGAAGGACCTGATCCACGCCTGCCACAACCGCACGGTCGTCATCGACGCCCACCTCGGCGAGCGCGAGAACAAGCAGATCGACGTCGTGCAGGCGCACGGCCTGCGCAACGTCCACCTCTACGAAGGGGAGGAGTGGATCCCGATCGGGGACGCGGTCGGCGATCTGCGGAAGAAGTTCCTCTGTCTGAACGAGGTGTACCCGAAGGGGTTCTCGATCCCGAAGCGCTTCATCGGGGAGAACATCATCCACCTGCCGACGGTGAAGACCCACATCTTCACGACGACGACGGGCGCGATGAAGAACGCGTTCGGCGGCCTCCTGAACGAGCACCGGCACTGGACGCACCCGGTGATCCACGAGACGCTCGTGGATCTCCTGATGATCCAGAAGAAGATCCACCGCGGGGTCTTCGCGGTGATGGACGGGACGTTCGCGGGCGACGGCCCTGGGCCGCGCTGCATGGTGCCGCACGTGAAGAACGTGCTGCTCGCATCCTCGGACCAGGTGGCGATCGACGCCGTGGCGGCGAAGCTGATGGGGTTCGATCCGCTGCGCGATCTCAAGTTCGTGCGGCTGGCGCACGATCTCGGCCTCGGGACGGGCGACGTGCGCGACATCGAGCTCGTGGGCGACGTGGACGCGGCGAACGAGCAGTGGAACTTCGATGGACCGTTCAAGGAGATGACGTTCGCCTCGCGCAACCAGCACCGCATCTACTGGGGTCCCCTGAAGAAGCCGATCGAGTGGTCGCTCAAGACGTGGCTCGCCCCCTGGGCTTACGTGGCGTCGGTCACGTATCACGACATGTTCTGGTATCCGCGCTACGCGAAGGAGAAGATGGCCCCCGTGCTGGAGAGCCCGTGGGGACGCCTGTTCGCGAACTGGGGCAAGGTGCAGCCCGACGCGGAGGGGCGGGGCTACCCGGAGGTCGGCGAGGCGAGCCACGAGCTCGTCCGGAGCGGGGTGAAGCACTTCCTGGAGGGCATGCGCCTCGTGGGGATGGCGGTCGCGGAGTCCCCGGAGATCATGGTCCGCAAGCGGGCGCGCGCGCAGGCGGCCAGCGGGGGCGGGGCGGCGGCGGTGTAG
- a CDS encoding TIGR02270 family protein: MISTIEAEIFEQHAVEAAFLWSYRDAAAVDPLYDLQSLGELDERLEAHVDGLRLAGDAGWEICKGAIDEEEPGSLFAPMVLAVERRDLKGIAGVLDVGGGVPALARAIVSALGWVSFDKVRGILPGLLSHRVGPELHRIGIAGCAVHRQDPGAALGYAIMSSDLRLKARALRAVGELGRGDLLGEVRGALGSEDDACRFAAAWSAALLGDVAALRVLGTIADRGGPFAERACAMAMRKTDLGMASTWLHAIAGTIRGARVALAGAAALGDPALMPWIIECMGAPELARVAGGAFTMISGVDLAEAKLQGAPPQGVRSGPSDDPEDEDVAMDPDESLPWPDRQKIALWWGSRGKELKRGTRCLLGRPMEVAWIEEVLQRGSQAARGAAAVELGMRSAGPGMVEVRAPAHAVGGRSSQRGSR, translated from the coding sequence TTGATCTCGACGATCGAGGCCGAGATCTTCGAGCAGCACGCCGTGGAGGCTGCGTTCCTGTGGTCCTACCGGGATGCTGCGGCCGTGGATCCGCTCTACGATTTGCAGAGCCTCGGTGAGCTGGACGAGCGGCTCGAGGCGCATGTCGACGGCCTGCGGCTGGCGGGTGATGCGGGGTGGGAGATCTGCAAGGGCGCCATCGACGAGGAGGAGCCGGGGAGCTTGTTTGCGCCCATGGTGCTCGCGGTGGAGCGGCGGGATCTGAAGGGCATCGCCGGGGTGCTCGACGTGGGCGGGGGCGTGCCGGCGCTGGCGCGGGCGATCGTGTCGGCGCTGGGGTGGGTGAGCTTTGACAAGGTGCGGGGGATCCTGCCGGGGCTGCTCTCGCACCGGGTTGGGCCGGAGCTGCACCGCATCGGGATCGCGGGGTGCGCGGTCCACCGACAGGACCCGGGGGCGGCCTTGGGATACGCGATTATGTCGAGCGACCTGCGCCTGAAGGCGCGGGCGCTGCGCGCCGTGGGGGAGCTCGGGCGGGGGGATCTGCTGGGTGAGGTGCGCGGAGCGCTGGGCAGCGAGGACGACGCGTGCCGGTTTGCGGCGGCATGGTCGGCGGCGCTGCTCGGCGATGTGGCGGCGCTGAGGGTGCTCGGGACCATCGCGGATCGTGGAGGGCCGTTCGCGGAGCGGGCTTGCGCGATGGCGATGCGGAAGACGGATCTGGGGATGGCGTCCACATGGCTGCACGCGATAGCCGGGACGATACGAGGGGCGCGCGTGGCGCTCGCGGGGGCGGCGGCGCTCGGGGATCCTGCGCTGATGCCGTGGATCATCGAGTGCATGGGGGCGCCGGAGCTCGCGCGGGTAGCGGGCGGGGCGTTCACGATGATTTCGGGGGTGGATCTGGCAGAGGCAAAGCTACAGGGGGCGCCGCCGCAGGGGGTTCGGAGCGGGCCGAGCGATGATCCGGAGGACGAGGACGTGGCGATGGATCCGGACGAGAGCTTGCCGTGGCCGGACAGGCAGAAGATCGCGCTGTGGTGGGGGAGTCGGGGGAAGGAGCTGAAGCGGGGGACGCGGTGTCTGCTGGGAAGGCCGATGGAGGTGGCGTGGATCGAGGAGGTGCTCCAGCGGGGGAGCCAGGCGGCGCGGGGGGCGGCGGCGGTGGAGCTGGGCATGCGCAGCGCGGGGCCGGGCATGGTCGAGGTGCGTGCGCCGGCGCATGCCGTCGGCGGGCGCAGTAGCCAGCGAGGCTCTCGATGA
- a CDS encoding DUF2169 domain-containing protein, with protein sequence MTRASMSAPSPRVAVTPLGPSAAATVCFRLRGRLHVTVVVKATFALVPEGRMSLVAPDPIAAEEQPDPSGQRLQVASDLAPYLDPCGVVVTGHAELPPGFSSPHAMVRLTVVQDGQLRIDKQAQLDGSARVGPARSHVRIDGLGPLPRTSPLRSRLLGAVDARRVHGALLDIPEGLDWSYFQAAPMDQRIPALRGDEWIVLGGMMAQRPKLRTQLPEARGVARLYRQKLASPRAGEPISLRADTAHIDVDRRRCSVVWRGHAPVEEAEIESLRVLAGVELPGQPIAWADPFAAGGASAAPSGSASQQNPKAITLDGTSQLSPEDAARLVAAVATPFSATRGLSEPARSVTPAASQPTVAPRAAAAPPARPGGVRDLLGETDALDPEDAARVVAAGAMPFSTTGLPSEPMRSATLSTSQPAVAPRAAAIAPARPGGVRDLLEETTSLDPEDAARAVTSVAMPFDARRTPSEPAGSAAPTAPLAAAPRAAAAPTVRRGGVRDLLEETTSLDPEDAARAIASATTPFDARRAPVAAPSEPPRQAASSSAPPAPPSLLSPAPLVTAQVHVAPPIVRPPGPGDARALPEGLGAQFLAAMADAGLLHG encoded by the coding sequence ATGACACGCGCTTCGATGTCTGCGCCCAGCCCGCGAGTCGCTGTCACCCCCCTCGGCCCTTCCGCCGCCGCGACGGTCTGCTTCCGCCTTCGCGGCCGGCTCCATGTCACCGTCGTCGTGAAGGCGACGTTCGCGCTCGTCCCCGAGGGGCGCATGTCGCTCGTCGCCCCGGATCCGATCGCGGCGGAGGAGCAGCCGGATCCTTCTGGCCAGCGCCTCCAGGTCGCGAGCGACCTCGCGCCGTACCTCGATCCGTGCGGCGTCGTGGTGACCGGCCACGCAGAGCTGCCTCCGGGCTTCTCGTCGCCGCACGCCATGGTCCGGCTGACGGTCGTGCAGGACGGCCAGCTCCGCATCGACAAGCAAGCTCAGCTCGACGGCTCCGCGCGCGTCGGCCCAGCCCGCTCCCACGTCCGTATCGACGGCCTGGGGCCGCTTCCCCGCACCTCGCCGCTGCGCAGCCGGCTGCTCGGCGCGGTCGACGCGCGCCGCGTTCACGGCGCGCTGCTCGACATCCCCGAGGGGCTCGACTGGAGCTACTTCCAGGCGGCGCCCATGGATCAGCGCATCCCGGCGCTGCGCGGCGACGAGTGGATCGTGCTCGGAGGCATGATGGCGCAGCGGCCGAAGCTCCGGACGCAGCTGCCCGAGGCGCGCGGCGTCGCGCGGCTGTACCGACAGAAGCTTGCCTCGCCGCGCGCCGGGGAGCCGATCTCGCTCCGCGCCGACACGGCGCACATCGACGTGGATCGGCGGCGCTGCTCGGTGGTGTGGCGCGGCCATGCGCCCGTCGAGGAGGCGGAGATCGAGTCGCTGCGCGTTCTCGCGGGCGTGGAGCTCCCGGGGCAGCCGATCGCATGGGCCGATCCGTTCGCCGCCGGCGGCGCTTCCGCTGCGCCCTCGGGATCGGCCTCGCAGCAAAACCCCAAGGCCATCACGCTGGACGGCACCAGCCAGCTCAGCCCCGAGGACGCTGCCAGGTTGGTTGCGGCGGTGGCGACCCCGTTCAGTGCGACGCGAGGGCTTTCGGAGCCTGCGCGCTCGGTGACGCCGGCGGCATCGCAGCCGACCGTCGCCCCGCGCGCTGCTGCGGCCCCTCCCGCGCGGCCCGGTGGCGTCCGCGACCTGCTCGGGGAGACGGACGCGCTCGATCCCGAGGACGCGGCCAGGGTGGTGGCCGCCGGGGCGATGCCGTTCAGCACGACGGGACTGCCTTCGGAGCCTATGCGCTCGGCGACGCTTTCGACGTCGCAGCCGGCTGTCGCCCCGCGCGCTGCAGCCATCGCGCCAGCGCGGCCCGGCGGCGTCCGCGATCTGCTCGAGGAGACGACCTCGCTCGATCCCGAGGATGCAGCCAGGGCCGTTACTTCCGTGGCGATGCCGTTCGACGCGCGCCGTACACCGTCGGAGCCTGCGGGCTCGGCAGCGCCGACGGCGCCGCTGGCCGCCGCCCCGCGAGCTGCTGCGGCCCCGACCGTGAGGCGCGGCGGCGTCCGTGATCTGCTCGAGGAGACGACCTCGCTCGATCCCGAGGACGCGGCGAGGGCGATAGCCTCCGCCACGACGCCGTTCGACGCGCGCCGAGCTCCGGTCGCCGCGCCTTCCGAGCCTCCGCGCCAGGCAGCGTCATCGAGCGCGCCTCCTGCGCCCCCTTCGCTTCTCTCGCCAGCGCCTCTCGTCACCGCGCAGGTCCATGTGGCGCCGCCCATCGTGCGTCCGCCGGGCCCCGGCGATGCCCGCGCTTTGCCGGAAGGGCTCGGTGCTCAGTTCCTTGCCGCGATGGCAGACGCAGGGCTGCTTCACGGCTAA
- a CDS encoding Uma2 family endonuclease — MAQKAPQAKLSQEEYLALERSSEVKHEYAGGEVFAMSGGTREHSLIAANVVGELRSSLRARPCEAHASDLRIKNVTIGRYVYPDASVVCGQPLFEDEHRDTLLNPTAVFEVLSDSSESYDRGGKFALYRGIPSIADYVLLSQKQVEVEHFRRQPDGTWLLRVLGPGERLQIASIGCDLAVDELYLKVFARPTGD, encoded by the coding sequence ATGGCCCAGAAGGCGCCCCAGGCGAAGCTGTCCCAGGAGGAGTACCTCGCGCTCGAGCGCTCCTCCGAGGTGAAGCACGAGTACGCTGGCGGTGAGGTGTTCGCGATGTCGGGCGGCACGCGCGAGCACAGCCTCATCGCTGCCAATGTGGTGGGTGAGCTTCGCAGTTCGCTGAGAGCGCGTCCCTGTGAGGCGCACGCGTCCGACCTGCGGATCAAGAACGTGACGATCGGCCGCTACGTCTACCCGGACGCCTCGGTCGTCTGCGGCCAGCCCCTGTTCGAGGACGAACACCGCGACACCCTGCTCAACCCCACAGCCGTCTTCGAGGTGCTCTCCGACTCCTCGGAGAGCTACGACCGCGGCGGCAAATTCGCCCTGTATCGGGGGATTCCATCGATCGCCGATTACGTCCTGCTGTCCCAGAAGCAGGTGGAGGTCGAGCACTTCCGCCGCCAGCCGGATGGAACCTGGCTGCTCCGTGTGCTCGGCCCGGGCGAGCGACTCCAGATCGCGTCGATCGGCTGCGACCTGGCAGTGGACGAGCTCTACCTCAAGGTCTTCGCTCGGCCCACGGGCGATTGA
- a CDS encoding DUF1328 family protein encodes MLGWTVTFFIIAIIAAIFGFGGIAASAASIAKILFVAFLVLAVISLALGRRMPA; translated from the coding sequence ATGCTCGGCTGGACTGTCACCTTCTTCATCATCGCGATCATCGCTGCAATCTTCGGCTTCGGCGGGATCGCCGCCAGCGCCGCGTCGATCGCGAAGATCCTGTTCGTCGCGTTCTTGGTGCTCGCGGTGATCTCGCTCGCGCTCGGGCGCCGCATGCCGGCATGA
- a CDS encoding type II toxin-antitoxin system VapC family toxin produces the protein MTWRKRMSRALLDTDILSEITKARSPAVVERARSYIAAYGRFTFSVVSVMEVVAGYSQQRADQKARRFLEMAHRSEVLLFDATAAELAGRILADLRMAGTPIGVPDTMIAATAIHHGLPLVTGNTSDYSRVQSAGYPLVLENWREPV, from the coding sequence GTGACGTGGAGGAAGAGGATGAGCAGGGCCCTCCTTGACACGGACATTCTGTCCGAGATCACCAAGGCCAGGAGCCCGGCTGTCGTGGAGCGCGCGCGCTCGTACATCGCCGCCTACGGCCGCTTCACGTTCTCCGTCGTCTCGGTCATGGAGGTCGTCGCTGGCTACTCGCAGCAGCGGGCCGACCAGAAGGCGCGGCGGTTCCTGGAAATGGCACACCGGAGCGAGGTCTTGCTCTTCGATGCGACCGCGGCCGAGCTCGCTGGTCGCATCCTGGCCGATCTACGGATGGCCGGCACGCCGATCGGTGTACCGGATACGATGATCGCCGCGACGGCAATTCATCATGGGTTGCCCCTCGTGACAGGCAACACGTCCGATTACAGCCGTGTTCAATCAGCCGGCTACCCGCTGGTTCTGGAGAACTGGAGAGAGCCGGTATGA
- a CDS encoding DUF6484 domain-containing protein, producing MVAAHEERVRAEAENAGPIEGVVVGRIVGFAQNGDPLVEAAVLGESARGGIPARAMTALGPEDEGREVALLFEGGRRDRPVVMGRMHVAGESAGAAVQAGATATADGERLVFTAEKEIVLQCGKASITLTRAGKILIRGAYLLTRSSGVNRIQGGSVQIN from the coding sequence GTGGTCGCGGCGCACGAGGAGCGCGTCCGGGCCGAGGCAGAGAACGCCGGGCCGATCGAGGGCGTCGTGGTGGGGCGGATCGTCGGATTCGCGCAGAACGGCGATCCGCTCGTCGAGGCGGCTGTCCTGGGAGAGAGCGCGCGTGGAGGAATTCCGGCGCGGGCGATGACGGCGCTCGGGCCCGAGGACGAGGGGCGGGAGGTGGCGCTTCTGTTCGAGGGCGGGCGGCGCGACAGGCCGGTGGTGATGGGGCGGATGCACGTGGCGGGGGAGAGCGCCGGTGCGGCGGTGCAGGCTGGGGCGACGGCGACCGCCGATGGTGAGCGGCTGGTGTTCACCGCGGAGAAGGAGATCGTGCTCCAGTGCGGAAAGGCCAGCATCACGCTGACGCGCGCTGGGAAGATCTTGATTCGTGGGGCTTATCTGCTGACCCGGTCGTCCGGCGTGAACCGGATCCAGGGTGGATCGGTGCAGATCAATTGA
- a CDS encoding type VI secretion system Vgr family protein: MHSFQVDGLEHELRVTRFEGREGISELFHFDVLVACADRDIAFADVVGKTALLTWQVGELPRHLHGVVSSFEQGEEGKRVTAYHATVVPDVSRLKHRRNSRIFQALSTPEIIEKVLRAAGISSKGYRFVLSGAYRPREYCVQYRESDFAFVSRLLEEEGICYFFEHDEGGHVLVFSDGASGHGPIAGESTVVFRPPLGALHQSEHVSRFRYVERVRSGKVTLRDYNFKKPSLSLESNAQAEADDDLEVYDYPGDYDAPGAGSSIAKIRLEQIQSSRKTGSGEGVCPRFVPGQTFTLAEHARDDFNREYLLVSVRHEGHEPAVDAVPEGDAAAYRNQFQVVPSDVPFRPQSVTPWPTIKGIQTAIVVGPSGEEVYTDEHGRIKVQFHWDREGKKDAQSSCWIRVSQIWAGSAWGAVFLPRIGHEVVVDFLEGDPDRPLVVGSVYHGTNVPPYSLPAEKTKSTIKSNSSKGGGGSNELRFEDKKGSEEIFLHSQKDWNIAIEHDKKQWIGNDEALEVDHDRSKVVGNDQSESIGGNKSIDVAKSHTESIGQDETLSVGGNRSVSVEGDHTESVGGSQSIDVGKSQSASIGKNKSETVGGSSSESVSKGKSTSVDEGYTVTVGKDMTVTIGQSAKEEVKEKKTMIIGEKLSIQCGDATITVEKNGNVTVQGKKITVKGEGPIRVEGKKLDVKSEGAVNLEASGNVKIKGSNVGVN, encoded by the coding sequence ATGCACTCGTTTCAGGTCGACGGACTGGAGCACGAGCTCCGTGTGACGCGGTTCGAGGGGCGCGAGGGCATCTCCGAGCTCTTCCATTTCGACGTGCTCGTCGCTTGTGCGGACAGGGACATCGCGTTCGCCGATGTCGTGGGAAAGACGGCGCTGCTCACCTGGCAGGTCGGCGAGCTGCCTCGGCACCTCCACGGTGTCGTCTCGAGCTTCGAGCAAGGTGAGGAGGGCAAGCGGGTCACGGCCTATCACGCCACGGTCGTACCCGACGTCTCCCGCCTCAAGCACCGCAGGAACAGCCGAATCTTCCAGGCGCTCTCCACCCCGGAGATCATCGAGAAGGTCCTGCGCGCGGCCGGGATCTCGAGCAAGGGTTATCGCTTCGTGCTGAGCGGCGCTTATCGCCCGCGGGAGTACTGCGTGCAGTACCGGGAGAGCGACTTCGCCTTCGTGTCGCGCCTGCTCGAGGAGGAGGGCATCTGTTATTTCTTCGAGCACGACGAGGGCGGCCACGTGCTCGTGTTCTCTGACGGTGCGTCGGGGCACGGGCCGATCGCGGGGGAGAGCACCGTCGTGTTCCGGCCGCCGCTCGGCGCGCTCCACCAGAGCGAGCACGTCTCCCGTTTCCGTTATGTCGAGCGGGTACGCTCCGGGAAGGTGACGCTGCGCGACTATAACTTCAAGAAGCCCAGCCTGTCGCTCGAGAGCAACGCCCAGGCCGAGGCGGACGACGACCTCGAGGTCTACGACTATCCCGGTGACTACGACGCACCCGGCGCGGGATCGAGCATCGCCAAGATCCGGCTCGAGCAGATCCAGAGCTCGCGCAAGACCGGCAGCGGCGAGGGCGTCTGCCCGCGCTTCGTCCCTGGCCAGACCTTCACGCTCGCGGAGCACGCGCGCGACGATTTCAACCGGGAGTATCTGCTGGTGTCCGTGCGCCATGAGGGCCACGAGCCCGCGGTGGACGCTGTCCCCGAGGGCGACGCCGCGGCCTACCGGAACCAGTTCCAAGTCGTGCCGTCCGACGTCCCCTTCCGTCCGCAGTCGGTGACGCCATGGCCGACGATCAAGGGGATCCAGACCGCGATCGTGGTCGGTCCTTCTGGCGAGGAGGTTTATACGGACGAGCACGGCCGCATCAAGGTCCAGTTCCACTGGGATCGGGAGGGCAAGAAGGACGCGCAGAGCTCGTGCTGGATCCGCGTGAGCCAGATCTGGGCGGGCTCTGCGTGGGGCGCGGTGTTCCTTCCGCGGATCGGCCACGAGGTGGTCGTCGACTTCCTGGAGGGCGATCCGGACCGGCCGCTCGTGGTGGGGAGCGTCTACCATGGCACCAACGTGCCGCCGTACTCGCTCCCTGCGGAGAAGACGAAGAGCACCATCAAGTCGAACAGCTCGAAGGGCGGCGGGGGGTCCAACGAGCTCCGGTTCGAGGACAAGAAGGGCTCGGAGGAGATCTTCCTGCACAGTCAGAAGGACTGGAACATCGCGATCGAGCACGACAAGAAGCAGTGGATCGGGAACGACGAGGCGCTTGAGGTGGACCACGACCGGAGCAAGGTGGTGGGGAACGACCAGAGCGAGTCGATCGGCGGCAACAAGAGCATCGACGTCGCGAAGAGCCACACCGAGAGCATCGGCCAGGACGAGACCCTCTCGGTCGGGGGCAACCGCTCGGTCAGCGTGGAGGGGGATCACACCGAGTCGGTCGGGGGGAGCCAGTCGATCGACGTGGGAAAGAGCCAGAGCGCGTCGATCGGCAAGAACAAGAGCGAGACGGTTGGCGGATCGAGCTCGGAGAGCGTCTCCAAGGGCAAGTCGACGAGCGTGGACGAGGGCTACACCGTGACGGTGGGCAAGGACATGACGGTGACGATCGGGCAGAGCGCGAAGGAGGAGGTGAAGGAGAAGAAGACGATGATCATCGGGGAGAAGCTCTCGATCCAGTGCGGGGACGCCACGATCACGGTCGAGAAGAACGGGAACGTGACGGTGCAGGGGAAGAAGATCACGGTGAAGGGCGAGGGGCCGATCCGGGTCGAGGGGAAGAAGCTCGATGTGAAGAGCGAGGGGGCGGTGAACCTCGAGGCTTCTGGGAACGTGAAGATCAAGGGGAGCAACGTGGGGGTGAACTGA
- a CDS encoding B12-binding domain-containing radical SAM protein yields the protein MRIALVYPPTCDPTAPYLAVPMLTGFLRANGVEVLPVDANIEAFDALLTPQRMADLRDRLEARLGELDRRPALPHTDQLEYVALARARGDAHAVPDAVDLAKATLRSPDAFYDPDAYARAVATIEAALGVVSATHHPLKLDFTAYRTPFGLTSMDEIARSSRPEHDPFDAWVQQTLVPRLRDARADIVGLSVCFPGQLQPAYAFARKIKEALPGAHVTCGGPGVTQLLLRLSGERLARALGPFDSACLFEGEHTLLALARALDEGRPLRDVPNVVVRDRLMGARWTSGHGMEDLKALPPPDFDGLPLEAYLAPALVLPYDPTRGCYWGKCTFCHYGLAEVGTAAYRERAVETIVAHLGALAARHGTRHFYLSQDSVAPKTLVKMAQAILDAGLDVRWATDLKPEKYLTRERADVLRRAGAVACALGVESASPRVLGLIDKGAPVEVVSDVIDHLASAGVAAEAMCFTDFPTETHAEAVETLDFLRARREALAVYIVGEFGLTHGALVAQTPERFGIDEVFALEGDELGLGLFFVPREPWKTDAERADVDARLSDLSRGWTLRSYPWAGAVSTAHTILQYDRFGPGVFRDRAARRPDESIPGASAIERGLRFDPRAAEHAEAREAEIWATLVHEERRVGRDAYERLARSLPPLRPKPVRVRFVAGAAPAVTSGRRPSHATSAAR from the coding sequence ATGCGCATCGCGCTCGTTTATCCGCCGACCTGCGATCCCACGGCCCCGTACCTCGCGGTGCCGATGCTGACAGGCTTCCTCCGCGCGAACGGCGTGGAGGTCCTGCCCGTCGACGCGAACATCGAGGCCTTCGACGCGCTCCTCACGCCGCAGCGCATGGCCGACCTCCGCGACCGCCTCGAGGCGCGCCTCGGCGAGCTCGACCGTCGCCCCGCGCTCCCGCACACAGACCAGCTCGAGTACGTCGCCCTCGCCCGCGCGCGCGGCGACGCGCACGCCGTCCCGGATGCGGTGGACCTCGCCAAGGCCACGCTCCGCTCCCCTGACGCCTTCTACGATCCGGACGCCTACGCCCGCGCGGTCGCGACGATCGAGGCGGCGCTCGGCGTCGTGTCCGCCACGCACCACCCGCTCAAGCTCGACTTCACGGCATACCGCACGCCGTTCGGCCTCACGTCGATGGACGAGATCGCCCGGTCGAGCCGGCCGGAGCACGACCCCTTCGACGCCTGGGTGCAGCAGACGCTCGTGCCCCGGCTCCGCGACGCGCGCGCCGACATCGTGGGTCTCTCCGTGTGCTTCCCGGGTCAGCTCCAGCCCGCGTACGCGTTCGCGCGCAAGATCAAGGAGGCGCTGCCCGGCGCGCACGTCACGTGCGGCGGCCCCGGCGTCACGCAGCTGCTCCTCCGGCTGTCGGGCGAGCGGCTCGCGCGCGCGCTCGGCCCGTTCGACTCGGCGTGCCTGTTCGAGGGCGAGCACACCCTCCTCGCGCTCGCGCGCGCGCTCGACGAGGGCCGGCCGCTCCGGGACGTGCCCAACGTCGTCGTGCGCGATCGCCTGATGGGCGCGCGCTGGACGTCCGGCCACGGCATGGAGGACCTGAAAGCGCTCCCCCCGCCCGACTTCGATGGGCTCCCCCTGGAGGCGTACCTCGCGCCGGCGCTCGTGCTCCCGTACGACCCGACGCGGGGCTGCTACTGGGGCAAATGCACCTTCTGCCATTACGGGCTCGCGGAGGTCGGCACGGCGGCGTACCGCGAGCGCGCCGTCGAGACGATCGTGGCGCACCTCGGGGCCCTCGCCGCGCGGCACGGCACACGCCACTTCTACCTGTCGCAGGACTCGGTCGCGCCGAAGACGCTCGTGAAGATGGCGCAGGCGATCCTCGACGCGGGCCTCGACGTGCGGTGGGCCACCGACCTCAAGCCGGAGAAGTACCTCACCAGGGAGCGCGCGGACGTGCTGCGCCGCGCGGGCGCCGTCGCGTGCGCGCTCGGCGTCGAGTCGGCGTCGCCGCGCGTCCTCGGCCTCATCGACAAGGGCGCGCCCGTCGAGGTCGTCTCCGACGTCATCGACCACCTCGCGTCCGCGGGCGTGGCCGCCGAGGCGATGTGCTTCACGGACTTCCCCACCGAGACGCACGCCGAGGCCGTCGAGACGCTCGACTTCCTGCGCGCGCGGCGGGAGGCGCTCGCGGTCTACATCGTCGGCGAGTTCGGGCTGACGCACGGCGCGCTCGTCGCGCAGACCCCGGAGCGCTTCGGGATCGACGAGGTGTTCGCGCTCGAGGGCGACGAGCTCGGGCTCGGCCTGTTCTTCGTCCCGCGGGAGCCGTGGAAGACCGACGCCGAGCGCGCCGACGTCGACGCGCGGCTCTCCGACCTGTCGCGCGGCTGGACACTGCGCAGCTATCCCTGGGCCGGCGCCGTGTCGACCGCGCACACGATCCTCCAGTACGACCGCTTCGGCCCCGGCGTCTTCCGCGATCGCGCGGCGCGCCGCCCCGACGAGAGCATCCCCGGAGCCAGCGCCATCGAGCGCGGGCTGCGCTTCGATCCGCGCGCCGCCGAGCACGCGGAGGCGCGCGAGGCGGAGATCTGGGCGACGCTCGTCCACGAGGAGCGGCGCGTGGGGCGCGACGCCTACGAGCGGCTCGCCCGGTCGTTGCCGCCGCTCCGGCCGAAGCCCGTGCGCGTCAGGTTCGTCGCGGGCGCCGCGCCGGCCGTGACGTCGGGGCGACGGCCGTCGCACGCGACCAGCGCGGCACGCTGA